In the Candidatus Latescibacterota bacterium genome, one interval contains:
- the tadA gene encoding Flp pilus assembly complex ATPase component TadA: ATLNGIRAEHLNITTIEDPVEYEMKGINQGQVDVKAGITFSSALKAIVRQDPDVILVGEIRDQETAELAIRAALTGHLVFSTLHTNTAAGSISRLLDMGVEPFLLASTIRGVLGQRLVRLICQECREQYKPVKKEYDLLDLDPGKIPYFFRGAGCPSCNNTGYKGRIGIYELLRMSPGIRDLVLEKAPDTRIQSEAVNSGMIMMRTDGARKVVKGLTTFDEVMRVT, from the coding sequence ACGCTACACTCAACGGGATCAGGGCAGAACATCTGAATATTACGACAATAGAGGATCCTGTGGAGTACGAGATGAAAGGTATAAACCAGGGACAGGTCGATGTAAAGGCTGGTATAACATTCTCGTCAGCGCTAAAAGCGATCGTAAGACAGGATCCAGACGTGATACTCGTTGGTGAGATCAGGGATCAGGAAACAGCTGAATTGGCTATCAGGGCGGCTCTCACTGGCCATCTTGTCTTCAGCACACTCCATACGAATACCGCGGCTGGCAGTATCAGCCGACTTCTGGACATGGGGGTGGAACCGTTTCTTCTCGCATCCACAATCAGAGGAGTCCTCGGGCAGAGGCTTGTAAGGCTGATATGTCAGGAATGCAGGGAACAGTACAAACCAGTTAAAAAAGAATATGATCTTCTTGACCTTGATCCCGGAAAAATCCCATATTTTTTCCGTGGAGCAGGGTGCCCCTCCTGCAACAATACCGGGTATAAGGGCAGGATAGGAATTTACGAGCTGCTTCGTATGAGTCCCGGGATCAGGGACCTGGTACTCGAAAAAGCTCCTGATACCAGGATACAGAGTGAGGCTGTCAATTCGGGCATGATCATGATGAGAACCGACGGTGCTCGTAAAGTCGTAAAGGGCCTCACGACCTTTGATGAGGTAATGAGGGTCACATAA
- a CDS encoding 4Fe-4S binding protein produces the protein MTEEQSASKKPAVIRLKTEWCKGCEICVAFCPKDVLEMEGGKVKVVRPDDCIKCMLCELRCPDFAITVE, from the coding sequence ATGACTGAGGAGCAGTCGGCTTCGAAGAAGCCGGCGGTCATCAGGTTGAAGACTGAGTGGTGTAAAGGTTGCGAGATCTGTGTTGCTTTCTGTCCGAAGGACGTCCTGGAGATGGAAGGTGGCAAGGTCAAGGTGGTTCGACCCGATGACTGCATAAAGTGTATGCTTTGTGAATTGCGATGCCCGGATTTTGCGATTACCGTTGAATAG